The window TTTATTCACCTCGCGTTCATGTTGTATACCTATCCGTCATGAATTAGCCTATTGTCTATCATACATGTTAGAGCAGGTCTAAGGTCAAGCCCATAATTCTTAATATTTTCTTAATGAACGAAAAAAAGAACCCTTCAATCCAATTAGCTGGAAAACCTGTTGGCACAGGGTCACATACTAAGTGAATCTAAGGATTCTTAACATATATTTTAGATGGCTGTCTATGAATAGAGCATCATATGTATGGCTATGGTTTTTAAACCTGCTGCATGGCTGAGATCAATGAGTTCTTGGGACGTGTATTGTCCATCCAGACTGTGAATACTATGTATATGTAGATCAATATCATTCATCTGAAGCCGCCTTTCTATGGGTTAGTACATTGGTTTTTTCTGAACTTACAAGCATGATAACGCTACACATCACAAGAAAGACAGGGAAGACGAACATACTTGTATGTTTGATGACAAAACCCAATAAGGGAGGTAAAAAGGCACTGCCCATATAGCCGAATGCCATCTGATACCCAATAACTGTTTGAGACTGTGTCTTACCAAATCGAGTGGGTGTAGCATGAATCATGGCCGGGAAAATAGGGGATAGACCAAGGCCAATTAAGATAAAGGCACCCATGAGTACCACATTAGGTAAAGGTAATAAAAGGAGTAATGTTCCAAAAAATGTGATGTAGATACCTGAGCGAATCATCTGGGTATTGGTTAAACGGAATGATATAAAGCCGCATATAATGCGTCCAATGGTGATACCTCCATAATACAAAGCTACCCATGTTGCAGCTGTGTCAACCGTTAATGACTTAACTTGAACAAGGTAACTACTACCCCATAAACCAACAGATAGCTCTGCAGCACAATAGAAAGCAAAGGTTAAGAGTGCATAGATAACACCAGGGATTTTCATAACGCCTTTACGGTTTGAAGAAGTATGTGGGTCATGATGGTCCACAGCGGCATCTTTTGTAAGAGCAGCATGCTTGAACCACAGAGGTAGACTAATTAGGAGTATACTTGCTAGGACGAGCTGGATACTGGCAATGGTTCGATACCCTAGTCGCCATGAAGATGTATGTAACAGAATCTTTCCCATTATATAAGGACCCATGGTAGCACCAACACCCCAGAAAGAGTGAAGCCAGTTCATGTGATGGGCCTTAAAATGTAAGGCTACATAATTATTGAGTGCCGTGTCAACAGACCCAGCACCAAACCCCAGAGGTATAGCGAATAAAAGTAACCAGATGTAAGAGGGTGCATAAGAAATACCTAATAATGCACTACCTGTCATGATACAACTGATAAGGGTTACTTTACCCGTACCAAATCGACGTATAATATGACCACTGAGAAAACTAGAAATAATGGTGGTGCCTGTAATGAAGATAGCCACTAAACCTGCTGCATCCAGGGGAGCTTGCCATTCTTGCTGCATCACTGGCCAAGCTACGCCTAGTAAGGAGTCAGGTAACCCTAGACTAATAAAAGCTAAATAAATGATAATCAGTAAGACGGTTGTAATCATGTTGTTGTCTCCAATTCTATATTATTTTTCTACAACTTGAATGTTGCAAGATAATTGTTCAAGAGCCATGGTTGTCAAGCCACAGACATAACTCTCATGCATATGCAGATCATGAATAATCTCAGGCACATGTGGAGAAGGTGACATCTGGCTTATCTGTGTTTGGATGGATTCTAAAATATCATCTAGGAAACAGTAGCCAGATAATATGACACTTTTTGGATTAATGACGCAGTTAATGGCTTGTATGGTTTTTGCAACTGTACTTGATAGAAGCTCACGGTCACTTTGAATCTTGTTGTAATTCACCTCTAAACCAAGTGGTAAAAAAGATACTTCACCAGCAAAATGGGATTCACCGGGAAGAATGCGGCCATTAATCATGATACCTGCCCCAGGGTTATCATCAATGGGATAATAAAGATAAGCAATACTCTCATCCATGGCATAATGATGCTTATGATAAAACCCTAAAGCAGTACTATTCACATCATTTTCTATGATGACTTTTAGTCCAAACTTGTTAACAAGGTGATCGGCCATAGGGGTATGACTCAGCTTTTTAAAATCACACATATCAACATGGCCATCATGGACAACGCCAGGAACACCAATACCTAATACTTTAATATTGGGATATAACTTAAGCAGCATAGCAATGGTTTGGTCAAAGGTATGAAGCCCGATATCATCGTGTTCCATGATGTTATTATAGATTTCTTCACCTAGTAGGTTGGATACAACGCAGGTGATTGTGTGATAGAAGCCTTCTCGCCTAGCATATAAGATAGCAACATAGGCAAAATCTTTGTTATACACAAATCGACGAGCAGGACGACCACCAGTAGAAGGGCATAAGTCCACCTCCTGAACTTCACCAGTAGCCACAAGTTCCTTCAAAATATTGCCACAGGTAGCAACGCTTAATCCAGTTGATGAGGCAATCGTGGTTTTTGTATGATACTTTTCCTTTTTGAGAACAGACTTTACCAGGTCCACATTGATTTGCTTTAATTGCATTGAATTGGTGGGCATGCGGTTTACACCTACTTTCGTCAAGGGTTATTATAAGTATTATAATAAGGGGCAATCATAATTTTGTCAAGTAGAATAAACCATTAGTTTGTAATATATAAAAGGACTTCCCTAAGAATAATACTCTCTAAAGGGGAAGCCCGACTATTTTAAATGGGATCAATATGTATTAGTGCCTAAACATGATCAAGAACCTGTAGATTTATAATGCTTGACACCAAAACCAAATGCCATGAGTGCAGGTATAATAAATAAAATGCCTAACAATGGCGCCAATATATACAAACCATCATGACCCGATGTTCTATCCAATATGTAGAGCATGGGATAGTAATTAACACAACCAAAGGGTATAACAAATGTAAAAAAGGTTTTAACCCATTTTTTATAAATACCTAGGGGGTATTGATTTAATTCTCGTCCACCATCTGTAAACATGTTCGTGATCTCTAAGCCTTGAATGGTCCAGAAAGACAGGGTTGCTCCAAGGATAAAAACACCTGAGAATACGAAAATTCCACTAATGAGCATAAGGATGAATAGGAGTATTTTTAAAAAGGTCCATTGAATGGTTGCGATACTAAGACCATATATAAGAACAGCAATACTTTGAGCAAGTCGACCTATGCGTGTAAATTCAAACTTGGAACCTAACACTTGAAGGACAATACCCCTTGGTCGTGTCAGTATACGGTCAAATTCACCTCTGACAATAAGCCCGGAAAATGCATCAAATCCTCGCACAAAACATTCACTGAGTGCAAAAGCCATATGAATCATACCAAAACATAACAGCACCTCAGAGAATTGCCAACCATTGATATGCTGAAAGCGTTGAAAGAGAAAATACATACCAGCAAAAACCACAAAAGGTACAAAAAATTGCCCAACGCATAACAGTAAAAATGATCCACGATATTGTAACTGGGATTTCCATAGCATTTTTATGTGTTTAAAATAAAGTGTCATCATGATTCCCCTTTCTTAACCGCCTTGAACGGTAACCCGTTTAAGAACAGTTTTCATCAGCAAAGAGCCGCATATCACAAGACCTAACACCCAGACAATTTGTATACCAATACCAGTCAGTGCCTCATTGAAAGGTATATGTCCAGAATAAATCCGCATGGGCATATCACATGTCAAATGAAATGGAAAAAGATAAGCGATTTTTTGTGCCCATATGGGCATAAGGGGTATAGGAATAATCATACCCGCCAAGAATTCTCCAACAACACTAAAAATAAGTGATGATCCTATGGGTGATAGGGTAACAAACACTGAAATGTACATTAACATGGATATGGCTACTACAACGGTTAAACCTAATAATAAGGAGAGGATAAATAGCAATAATGTGGGTACATCAGGCGGCAGCATCAACCGATAAGGTTCAGGTAAAAAGAAGGACACAACTAATATAGGCACACATCTTAGAAGGACGCCAGACAGACGACCAGCAATGAGCTTTGCGTACCATAAAAAATAAAGATTAAGTGGTCGGCATAATTCATAAGCAATGTTGCCTTGCGTGATTAAATCAAAAAGACTATGGTCCCGATACCACATCATGATGATGTACAAAAAGGATTGCTGAAGCCATACATAGGTCACCAGCTGACTTAAAGTCATAGGTTGTATAGCGCCTGAGCTTGCGTAAAAAGCTTCAAACACCATAATGGTTATAAAACCCCAGAAAAACTGTACAGCCACACCAGCAAAAGCGGCTACACGATACTGCATGCCAAGCATTAACCGTATTCTGAATACCGATATATAAGTTCTCATATGGCATACTCCTTATAGAGCTTGACGATGATATCTTCTACAGGCTGGGTTTCAATGGATACATCCACTAACTCATAGCGATGGGATAAGTAGGAAATCGCATCGGATACGAACATTTTCTCGGTGTTGACACTGATAACAGCTCGATTGGTATTCTGGGACATGACGGTGATACCTTCTAAATGTATAGGCTTATGATTCTCTGCGTACTCAAGGGTAATAATTTTATCATGGGCGTATTTTCCTCTTAGGTCATTCAGGTTACCATCATAAAGCAGATTACCTTTCCCGATGAGTAAAAGGCGATGTGCCAGAGCTTCAATATCAATCATATCATGGGTGGTCAGAATAACTGTCACCTGTTTTTCCTTATTAATTCTTTTAATAAATTGACGAACAGCGATTTTGGATATAGCGTCAAGTCCAATGGTTGGCTCATCTAAGAATAATAGGCGAGGTGAATGAAGCAATGAAGCCGCAATCTCGCAGCGCATGCGTTGACCAAGGCTTAATTGGCGAACTGGCGCATGGATAAAATCATCCAGTTGCAATATGTCTGTCAGCATATGTAAGTTTGCTTTGTACTCTGAAGATGGAATTTTGTAGATATCTTTTAGTAGTTCATAAGAATCAATAACGGGTACATCCCACCAGAGTTGCGACCGTTGCCCAAACACAACCCCAATGTTTTTAACATGCTGCTTTCGGTCTTTCCAAGGTGTATGTCCCATGATACGACAAGTGCCGGAGTCTGGGACTAAGATGCCGCTCATGACTTTGATGGTTGTTGATTTGCCCGCACCATTAGGTCCGATATAACCTACAATTTCACCAGGTTCAATGGTAAAGGATATATCACGAATGGCATGAATGGTGGTGTACTCTCTGTGGAATAGAGATTTAAAAGAAGCTTTGACGCCAGCAGAGCGTTTTGCCACTTTAAAAGATTTGTTTAAACGGTTTACTTCAATCATTACACGAACCTCCTTTTGTAACCTAGCAACGTACTAGGTAATAATAATTAGGAACATATTCGTCTAATACCGCATGAAGCTGCTCAGTTAGGCAGCGAAAATTAGTATACTACTAAGGTTTCATCATGTCAAGAATAAATAAATTAAAATGTTGTTACATTATGATTACAATGTAAACATACTAGGGTAGCTTGTGTGAGTTAAGAAAATTGTCATAAAAAGGTAGGATACACCCTTTACCATAGCAAAATAGGGAAAAAATCCTTGTCATATCAAGTGAGAAAGTATATAGTAAGTAGTAGTAGAAATGGAAGTTCATGTATCAGAGTTTGACCCGTTATGAAGGCCATTCTCTTGAGAAAATAAAACCATTATATAAAAAAGGCAAGAAAGGATTTTGATGATATGTTTGAACTCAATAACGTTGAATATGAATCAAAAGAAGCATTTTATGATAATATTTTGCTCTTTGCAAAAGGGCTTATGCATGAAGAACGTGATATCATTGCTAATTTAGCCAATATATCTGCATTATTATATCATACAATGGAGGAAATAAACTGGGTAGGGTTTTATCGGTATAACAATAAGGAACTTGTACTTGGACCGTTCCAAGGAAAACCAGCGTGTATTCGTATACAGGTAGGTAAAGGTGTATGTGGAACAGCTGCTTATACTGGAGAAACACAAGTTGTACCCAATGTACATGAATTTTCAGGACACATACCATGTGATGGGGATACCAATTCTGAGATTGTTGTACCAATGGTACATCAAGGACAATTAATGGGTGTATTGGATATTGATAGCCCTGTATTGGCACGTTTTGATGAAGTGGATAGGATGTATCTTAATGAATTGGTAGCACTTATCATGGATCAATGCGCATGGGAAGACATGTAGGCATCAACAACATGTTTTCATGAATTCTATACATATCCAATACATGGTAAATCCTCTTAAGAGATGATGGGAATAAGCATCAATCCCCCTAGAATTCTTGATAAACATCATAAAATTTGATAAAATGTAATTGGTGATAAAAATGACATGGAAAGTTCTTAAACATCAATTTTCCAATTTAAAGTTAAAAACGAAGTTTTTAACTTTATTTGTGGTTTCTTTTACGTTACTCTTTATATTCAGTATCTTTCTGTTCAATAACTCATTGAATAACTATAATAAAAACCTTTATGGTGTTTTAAAAACAACCCTGGATTTATCCACAAACAATATTGAAGAAAATATAGAGGAACTTGTAGCTTCATCTTATGATTTCATAACAGATTCAGATATACAAAGTTATCTAAAAACAATTAATGAAGATACAAGTTACGATGGGTATTCAGCATCTATAAAGCTCTTGGATGAACTAAGTGTGATGTTATTTGACACGGACTGGGTAATGTCTATTCATATGGTCTATAACAATTTAGAACAGCTTTACATGGCAAAAGATACATTTAAATTTCATCAACCTACCATTCAATTAATAAGTAAAAAATGTGAAGAACTGGAGGGGAAAATACTTTGGATGGATCCAATCATTCATGATTCGTCCATTATTCTTGCAAGACAAATTAGAGATATAGATAACTTATCCCTCCATCCATTAGGTACTTTAATGATACGTATTGATCCAGAGCAGTTAATCCAGAGCATGGATAATGAAAATATTAACAATCATTTCATGATGATGAGTGATAAAAAAATAATATACAATCACAATGATGAACTATCATATAAGGATATTTCAAGGGACATGTACGACGATTCCAACTATCATATTAAGAAGATAAACAATCAAAAGTATTTCTTAGCGTTAAAACAGTCAAAGTTTTCTAATTGGTATTTTGTCAATTATATGCTCTATGATGAAGTTGTTAAGGATATTATTCTCTCCAAAAATATTATGTTTTTGTTATATATTCTTCTTATCATTATTATGCTTATGCTTATTCGTTGGATCGTTTTAGGCATGATAAAACCCATTGAGTCCTTAACAAAGAAAATGTTCATCGTGGAACAAGGTAATTTTCATATCGTACCACCTGATGCCCTTAACAGGTTAAAAAGTGGTGATGAGATTGCTCATTTAGAATATGATTTTTATATCATGATTGATAAAATTAATGACTTAATCAACGAAAATTATAAAAAACAATTGGATGTTAAGCGTTTTCAATTTAAGGCTCTACAAGCTCAGATTAATCCCCATTTTCTTTATAACACATTGGATTCGTTATTTTGCTTAGCTAAAATCAATCAACAAGATACCATTGCTACCATGATTAAGTCCTTATCGAATTTATTACGTAAATCCATAAGTGATACATCAACCATTGTTTCCATAGAAGAGGAATTGACGTTACTACATGATTACATTAATATTCAAAAATTTCGATATGAAGAACGTCTGCGTGTGGATATTGATGTGCACGCGTCAATTAAACAAAGCAAAATACCTAAGTTAACCCTTCAGCCCATCATTGAAAATGCCATTAATTATGGTTTAGAAAGAAAACCAATCGTCTGCCAGATTGAACTATACTCAGAATTGAATAAGGATAGTTTTAATATCTATGTGAAAGATAATGGGTGTGGTATGTCCGAGGAATTTATGGAGCAATTGTCTAAAGGTACGATTAAACCCAAAGGTTCAGGTATTGGCATCAAGAATATTAATGCACGTATACATAACTTATATGGAACGAACTATGGTCTATTCTTCAAAAGTGTTTTGAATGAAGGTACAACGGTTAAGATTAAATTACCATACACATTTGATACAGAATCAGGCGTAGTATAGGGGGGAATTCATCCATGTACAAATTATTAATCGTTGATGACGAACGCATTATTCGAACAGGATTGGCTAATCTTGTTCCATGGAGTCAATACAATATTGAGATTATTGAAGCATTCAATGGACTCAACGGCTTGGACATGATTCGACAGCATCATCCAGAATTTGTAATGACGGATCTTAAAATGCCTGGTATGGGTGGTCTTAGGTTAATTGAAGAAGCCATAAAAATAGACCCTTCCATTATTTTTGTTATTTTATCAGGGTATAATGAATTTGAATTTGCTCAAAAAGCCATGTCCTATGGTGTTAAGCATTATTTATTAAAACCAGCAGATGAAATAGAAGTTCTAGACATTATAAAAAAAATAATGAGTGAACAGAAGGAATCAATGGAAACAAGAAACATACTAGAAAAACTTAAAAACGAAGCACCAGCTCTTTTTGAGCAAAGTCATTCAAGTAATCAGACAGTTAATCTACTGGTAAATATCATTAAAGAAAATTTAGAACAGGAATACCTTTCATTAAATTGGATAGCGGAGCATGTGTTGTTTATGAATGCAGATTATTTAGGTAAATTATTTAAACAGCAGATGCAGATAACATTTTCACAATACTGTCTGCAAGAGAGAATGAGTAGGGCAAAAGCGTTATTACTGACTACACATAACTTAAAAATATCTGTTATCGCTAAAAAAGTAGGTTATGGAAACAATCCACAATATTTTAGCCAGGTATTTAAAAAGTATGTAGGATATACACCAAATGCATATAGAAAAAATAAAAAATCTTGTTAATCTGAATAGAGAAACAAGGTTTTTTTATTTCCAACATAAATAAACCGTTATTTTATACTATATTATCGGATAATTATATTTTTTTTTGGTATATTTTATCTTACCATGTATACATAACCTATAACATAAATAAATGGAGGGAAAAAATCATGAAAAGGTTCTATTCGTTAATCGTTGTAGCAGTACTTACCTTGGCAGTTCTAGTTTCTGGTTGTAGCAAAAACCAGAAGAATGTGAGTGATACAGGTAAAGATACCCCTAAAGGATCAGAAATCAATCAAGATGAAACCATTGAATTGACCATGATGTGGTGGGGGTCTCAAAACCGACATGACCGTACATTGAAAGTTATAAAATTATTTGAAGAACAACATCCAAACATTAAGATAAAGCCAGAATTCTCAGGTTGGAGTGGTTATTGGGAGAAAATAGCTGCTAAGGCTGCAGCAAATGCATTACCGGATATTTTCCAGCAGGACTATGGTTACCTTGCGCAATATGCCAATAAAGATTTGTTAGAAGACTTATACCCCTATGTAAAAGACAATCGGTTAGATCTATCCGATGTTGATAAAAACAGTTATATAGGTGGGGATGTTAACGGGGCATTATACGGTATTAACTTAGGAACGAATGCGCCAACGGTTATGTATAATCCTGCAATGTTTGAAGAAGCAGGTATTGCTGAACCAGATGCTTCTTGGACTTGGGAAGATTATGAACAAGCTGGTCAAGTGATTCAAGAAAAACTAAATGTCTATGCAATGGGTGATATTGTCAGTGAACTGAACCTCTACATACGACAACATGGTCAAAGTTTTTATGCAGTTGATGGTAAATCGTTAGGCTTTGATGAAAAATACGCAATCGAATTCTTTCAAAAACTGCTAGATTTAACAAAGGCAGGCATTTTAGCCCCTCCTGATGTTAGAATGGAAGCGAAGACCGCAGAACAGCGGTTAACAGTTACTGGAAAAGCTGCTATGGATTATATATTTAGTAATCAGATTGTTGCAGCCCAATCAGCTAGTGAGAATAAAATTAAGCTAGCATTAATTCCCAAAGCAGTTAATCAAGCAAAAGAAGGTGTTTTCTTAAAACCATCCATGTTCTTTTCTGTTCCTAAGAGTTCGGATAAGAAGGATGCTGCTGTTCAATTTATCAATTTCTTTACAAACAATATACAAGCCAATGATATTTTATTTGCAGAACGTGGTGTCCCCATCTCATCGAAGATTCGTGAAGCTTTAATGCCTCAGTTGGAAGATTCACAAAAAGAAATGTTCCAATATATTGATTTAGTTATTGATAACAGCAGTAAGATTGATCCGCCAAGTCCTTCAGCAAGTTCAGAAATTGATAAATTACGTGATAATTTAAAAGACCAGATTCTTTTTGAACAAGTAAGTGTTGAGGAAGGTGTAAGGAACTTTATGAAAGAAGCAAACCAATTATTAAGCCAGTAGCTCGTTAACAAATTAAGCGTTATAACTTAGAATCCGATATGATATGAATATCGGATTCTATACGTATAGGGTGATCATCATAATGCAATTAGCACATGTTGATTACTAGAATTCGTATTATAGGAAGGATAAAAAAATGACATTTAAAAGAAAAAAAGTACGGGATCATGAGAATCTCGTTGGTTATATATGTATTGCTCCTTGGCTTATAGGCTTTTTTATATTCACATTAATGCCTATATTAACATCGTTTTATTTTTCATTTACTAAGTATGACGTTATATCCATGCCAGAGTGGCATGGGCTTGCTAATTACAAAGATATTTTTCTAACGGATGCGAGGTTTTTAAAATCACTCCTTGTTACGTTTAAATATGTATTCCTATCCGTTCCATTTAGACTTGCATTCGCATTATTTGTTGCTGTTCTTTTTGCTCAAAAAAGAAAAATGGTAGGCTTATATCGCACATTATTTTATATACCCTCCATCATTGGGGGAAGTGTAGCCGTTGCAGTGATGTGGCGTCAATTATTTGGTGTTGAAGGTGCATTGAATGCTATTTTAATAAAGCTTGGTCTATTAGATAACCCAAGTAGTTGGATAGGAAATCCTAAAACAGCTTTATGGACATTAATTATCTTAGCTGCCTGGCAATTTGGGTCACCGATGCTCATCTTTTTAGCAGGTTTAAAACAAATTCCCAAAAGTTTCTATGAAGCGGCAAGCATTGATGGAGCAAACCGATTTCAGCAATTTTGGAGGATTACGATTCCTTCGTTGACACCTGTTATCTTCTTTAATTTTATCATGCAAACAATTAGCGGGTTCATGACATTTACACAAAGTTATATTATTACGGAAGGTGGGCCATTTGATAGTACGTTATTATATGCCCAATATTTATTTGAAAAAGCCTTTCGTTTCTATAAGATGGGCTACGGTTCGGCTTTAGCTTGGATCTTATTGCTTATTATTGCCGTGTTTACTTCACTTATATTTAAATCATCGTCTTACTGGGTATTCTATGAGTCAAAGGAGAATTAAAATGAAAAAAAACAATCAGCAGATGCTAAAATCAATCATCTATCATGTTTCTATTTGTGTTCTAGCCTTTTTTATGTTTTATCCTGTTCTATGGCTCATTGCCAGTTCATTTAAAGATACCAAAGACCTATTTCAGAATGCATACCAGCTCATACCCCAAAAAGTACTGTTGAGTAACTATGTGGAGGGTTGGAATGGTTTTGGAGGTATCTCATTCGCTACATTTTTCAAGAACTCTTTTTTTATTGTGATTATATCAACCGTTGCACAGGTATTTTCTTCGGCGCTGATAGCTTATGGTTTTGGAAGAGTAACATTCATCGGCAGGAAATTCTGGTTTGTATGTATGATTACCACGTTGATGTTACCTCATCAAGTCATCATCATACCACAATACATACTATTTGGTAAATTAGATTGGCTGAACACATTTCTTCCATTAATTGTACCATCTTTTTTTGGGCTTCCTTTTTTTATTTTCTTAATCCTACAATTTATCTACGGGCTGCCCTTTGAGTTAGATGAATCGGCGAAGATTGATGGATGCGGTAAGTTTGGCATATTTTTTAGAATTATCTTACCACTCATAAAACCTGCCCTCATTACTTCAGGCATATTTTCTTTTTATTGGAAATGGCAAGATTTCTTTGGACCATTACTTTATTTACAAGATACTAAAAAATACACCGTCTCATTAGCTTTAAAAATGTTTTCAGACCCTGCTGCTGTAACGAACTGGGGAGCAATGTTTGCCATGTCTGTATTATCATTAATGCCAGCATTCCTTATATTTATTATCTTTCAAAAATATTTAGTTGAGGGCATCAGCACATCTGGATTAAAAGGGTAAGGATAATTGCTTGGCTTTTTTCACTATTCACATCTGGATAATAGAATCAGTAGATGCAAAAATATACCAAATAACGTACCAGAATAAGGAAAAATCCTTGTCATATCAACTGAGAAAGTATATAGTAAGTAGTAGCAGAAATGATGGTTATCATAAATAAAAATGCTTCTTTTGTTTGTGTTATACCCGTTGTGAAGTGTCTTATTTATGAAGAACGTGATAAAATTGTTAATTTCGCCAATATATCTGCATGATTATACCATACAATGGAGAAAATAAACGAGATAAGCGCTCATATGTTTAATCATTAATGAACGTATACTGGATCATACAAAGGGAAAACATGGTGTATGTATTTACAGATTGATATGTATTGTCATCAACATAAAGGAGATGTGGATAAGTGTTTTTTGAAAAAGATAAGATGTACCATGGTTTTAGATTAATCAAAGAAGAAGAACTAACAGAGTTAAATGCAGTCGGTCGATTATTTGAACATGAAAAAAGCGGTGCTAAACTGGTATCGATTCAAAATGAAGATAACAACAAAGTATTTTCTGTGAATTTTAGAACCCCCCCAGAAGATCATACGGGACTTCCTCATATTATTGAGCATTCTGTCCTGTGCGGTTCAAGAAAATTCCCCATAAAAGACCCTTTTGTCGAGTTGGTTAAAGGTTCATTGAATACATTTTTGAATGCAATGACGTTTTCAGATAAAACCATGTACCCTGTTGCCAGTTGTAATGATACGGATTTTATTAATTTGGTGGATGTGTACATGGATGCGGTGTTTTACCCTAATATGTATCATAGACCAGAGA is drawn from Vallitalea pronyensis and contains these coding sequences:
- a CDS encoding ABC transporter substrate-binding protein, yielding MKRFYSLIVVAVLTLAVLVSGCSKNQKNVSDTGKDTPKGSEINQDETIELTMMWWGSQNRHDRTLKVIKLFEEQHPNIKIKPEFSGWSGYWEKIAAKAAANALPDIFQQDYGYLAQYANKDLLEDLYPYVKDNRLDLSDVDKNSYIGGDVNGALYGINLGTNAPTVMYNPAMFEEAGIAEPDASWTWEDYEQAGQVIQEKLNVYAMGDIVSELNLYIRQHGQSFYAVDGKSLGFDEKYAIEFFQKLLDLTKAGILAPPDVRMEAKTAEQRLTVTGKAAMDYIFSNQIVAAQSASENKIKLALIPKAVNQAKEGVFLKPSMFFSVPKSSDKKDAAVQFINFFTNNIQANDILFAERGVPISSKIREALMPQLEDSQKEMFQYIDLVIDNSSKIDPPSPSASSEIDKLRDNLKDQILFEQVSVEEGVRNFMKEANQLLSQ
- a CDS encoding carbohydrate ABC transporter permease, yielding MTFKRKKVRDHENLVGYICIAPWLIGFFIFTLMPILTSFYFSFTKYDVISMPEWHGLANYKDIFLTDARFLKSLLVTFKYVFLSVPFRLAFALFVAVLFAQKRKMVGLYRTLFYIPSIIGGSVAVAVMWRQLFGVEGALNAILIKLGLLDNPSSWIGNPKTALWTLIILAAWQFGSPMLIFLAGLKQIPKSFYEAASIDGANRFQQFWRITIPSLTPVIFFNFIMQTISGFMTFTQSYIITEGGPFDSTLLYAQYLFEKAFRFYKMGYGSALAWILLLIIAVFTSLIFKSSSYWVFYESKEN
- a CDS encoding carbohydrate ABC transporter permease, producing the protein MKKNNQQMLKSIIYHVSICVLAFFMFYPVLWLIASSFKDTKDLFQNAYQLIPQKVLLSNYVEGWNGFGGISFATFFKNSFFIVIISTVAQVFSSALIAYGFGRVTFIGRKFWFVCMITTLMLPHQVIIIPQYILFGKLDWLNTFLPLIVPSFFGLPFFIFLILQFIYGLPFELDESAKIDGCGKFGIFFRIILPLIKPALITSGIFSFYWKWQDFFGPLLYLQDTKKYTVSLALKMFSDPAAVTNWGAMFAMSVLSLMPAFLIFIIFQKYLVEGISTSGLKG